Proteins from one Triticum aestivum cultivar Chinese Spring chromosome 7A, IWGSC CS RefSeq v2.1, whole genome shotgun sequence genomic window:
- the LOC123149845 gene encoding uncharacterized protein — MSAIDQDGDIVPPPPPPPPPPGKAAETRIVKMDGRHKYVQWLLAVWDKQPGRPLPDLPDDYLGDMHDDSEPTRPSPDHALHRNLVLGSSCGWLATADDRGKIDLVNPATGEHHALPHIATTGVFVPSTGDRFFCVQLDRFLTARYGHGPPFKDSPWGPHGLATFTLRAKEMRAYFYQKVVLSTSPCPGSYAAMLILHRDFGAPAFVTAEEPAWRLAPSRDGVEDAIHQDGKFYSISYSGDVESWERDAESGAFTSTTAAPRLVIQDKAQASSSSCRKYLAAAPGGELMVVLKYPERCACYVLEDDGQWKETRDISDIPQFVGVNN; from the coding sequence ATGTCGGCCATAGATCAGGACGGTGACattgtgccgccgccgccgccgccgccgccgccgccggggaaggcCGCGGAGACTCGGATCGTGAAGATGGACGGGCGGCACAAGTACGTCCAGTGGTTGCTGGCGGTGTGGGATAAACAGCCTGGCCGTCCGTTGCCGGACCTCCCCGATGACTACCTGGGTGACATGCACGACGACAGCGAGCCCACCAGGCCCTCCCCGGATCACGCCCTACACCGCAACCTGGTCCTCGGCTCCTCCTGTGGGTGGCTCGCCACCGCCGACGACCGCGGCAAGATCGACCTCGTTAACCCGGCCACGGGCGAGCATCATGCGCTCCCGCACATCGCCACAACGGGCGTCTTCGTTCCCTCAACCGGCGACCGCTTCTTCTGTGTCCAGCTCGACCGCTTCCTGACTGCCCGTTACGGCCACGGGCCGCCGTTCAAGGACAGCCCCTGGGGGCCGCACGGGTTGGCGACGTTCACGCTCAGAGCCAAAGAGATGCGCGCCTACTTCTACCAGAAGGTGGTCCTCTCAACGTCCCCGTGTCCCGGCAGCTACGCCGCCATGCTGATCCTGCATCGAGATTTCGGCGCCCCCGCCTTCGTCACGGCGGAGGAACCTGCCTGGAGGCTGGCGCCGTCGCGTGACGGCGTCGAGGACGCTATCCACCAAGACGGCAAGTTCTACTCCATATCCTACTCGGGCGACGTCGAGTCATGGGAACGTGACGCCGAGTCCGGTGCGTTCACGAGCACCACTGCCGCGCCAAGGCTGGTCATCCAAGACAAAGCACAAGCCAGCTCATCGTCATGCCGCAAGTATCTGGCAGCGGCGCCTGGAGGGGAGCTGATGGTGGTGCTCAAGTACCCAGAGAGGTGTGCGTGCTATGTCCTCGAGGATGACGGGCAGTGGAAGGAGACTAGGGACATCTCCGACATCCCGCAGTTTGTTGGGGTAAACAATTGA